A portion of the Coturnix japonica isolate 7356 chromosome 4, Coturnix japonica 2.1, whole genome shotgun sequence genome contains these proteins:
- the LOC107312833 gene encoding DNA-directed RNA polymerases I and III subunit RPAC2-like, protein MPAGSCSFSRGCDGSCRPARMAESSERKAALEMVQADGTDGNCVTFVMHDEDHTLGNSLRYMVMKNPDVEFCGYCITHPSESKINFRIQTRGSLPAVEPFRKGLNDLMGVCQHVLDTFEKSMRKYRAQREEEMQ, encoded by the exons ATGCCTGCTGGGAGTTGTAGTTTCTCGCGGGGGTGTGATGGGAGTTGTAGGCCGGCACGCATGGCGGAGAGCAGCGAGAGGAAGGCCGCGCTGGAGATG GTCCAGGCAGATGGGACAGATGGAAACTGCGTCACTTTTGTCATGCATGATGAAGACCACACGCTTGGCAACTCCCTCCGATACATGGTCATGAAAAA CCCTGATGTGGAATTTTGTGGCTACTGCATCACGCACCCATCTGAAAGCAAGATCAACTTCCGCATTCAGACCAGAG gGTCCCTTCCTGCTGTAGAGCCATTCCGCAAAGGGCTGAACGACCTGATGGGTGTTTGCCAACACGTACTCGATACCTTTGAG AAGAGCATGAGGAAATACAGGGCccagagggaggaagagatgCAGTAG